One genomic region from Phragmites australis chromosome 1, lpPhrAust1.1, whole genome shotgun sequence encodes:
- the LOC133918652 gene encoding UDP-glycosyltransferase 88B1-like: MDGAATTTATRSRRPVVLYPSPGMGHLVSMIELGKTLGARGLDVTIVVVDPPYNTGATGPFLHGVSAANPSISFHRLPKVDLPPVASKHYEALTFELIRVSNPHLRDFLAAASPVVLIVDFFCSIALGVARELGVPAYFFFTSGAEVLAFFLHLPVLHARTTASFRDMGEELVHMPGIPPFPATHAILPIMERDDVAYDGFLNVCTDLCRSQGIIVNTFYSLEPRAVDTVVAGHCTPPGLPTPPVYCIGPLIKSQEVARGGEECLAWLDTQPKASVVFLCFGSIGRFSAEQIREVATGLEASGQRFLWVVRTPPSDDPEKKFEKPPEPDLDALLPEGFLGRTKDRGLVVKSWAPQRDVLAHASVGGFVTHCGWNSVLEAVMAGVPMLAWPLYAEQRLNRVFLEKELQLAVAVEGYDSDKGVVTAEEVAAKVRWLMDSDGGRVLWERTRTAMRQANDALREGGESEATLAGLVDSWRSA; the protein is encoded by the coding sequence ATGGACGGCGCTGCAACAACCACCGCGACGAGGTCCCGGAGGCCGGTGGTTCTGTACCCGTCGCCGGGGATGGGCCACCTGGTCTCCATGATCGAGCTCGGCAAGACGCTCGGCGCGCGCGGGCTTGACGTCACCATCGTCGTCGTCGACCCGCCCTACAACACGGGCGCCACGGGGCCCTTCCTCCACGGCGTCTCCGCGGCCAACCCGTCCATCTCCTTCCACCGCCTCCCCAAGGTCGACCTCCCGCCCGTGGCGTCGAAGCACTACGAGGCGCTCACCTTCGAGCTCATCCGCGTCTCCAACCCGCACCTCCGCGACTTCCTTGCCGCCGCGTCCCCGGTCGTCCTCATCGTCGACTTCTTCTGCAGCATAGCGCTCGGCGTCGCCAGGGAGCTCGGCGTGCCCGCCTACTTCTTCTTCACCTCCGGCGCCGAGGTCCTGGCGTTCTTCCTGCACCTCCCGGTTCTGCACGCGCGGACCACGGCGAGCTTCCGGGACATGGGGGAGGAGCTCGTACACATGCCGGGCATCCCGCCGTTCCCGGCGACGCACGCCATCCTGCCCATCATGGAGCGTGACGACGTGGCCTACGATGGCTTCCTGAACGTGTGCACCGACCTCTGCCGCTCCCAGGGCATCATCGTCAACACGTTCTACTCGCTCGAACCGCGCGCCGTCGACACCGTCGTCGCCGGGCACTGCACGCCGCCCGGCCTCCCGACGCCGCCCGTCTACTGCATCGGGCCGCTGATCAAGTCGCAGGAGGTGGCCAGGGGCGGCGAGGAGTGCCTGGCGTGGCTGGACACGCAGCCCAAGGCCAGTGTGGTGTTCCTCTGCTTCGGCAGCATCGGCCGGTTCAGCGCGGAGCAGATCAGGGAGGTGGCCACCGGGCTGGAGGCGAGCGGGCAGCGGTTCCTCTGGGTGGTCCGGACCCCGCCCAGCGACGACCCGGAGAAGAAGTTTGAGAAGCCACCGGAGCCGGACCTGGACGCGCTCCTCCCGGAGGGCTTCCTGGGCCGGACAAAGGACAGAGGCCTCGTCGTCAAGTCGTGGGCACCGCAGCGGGACGTGCTGGCGCACGCGTCCGTGGGCGGGTTCGTGACGCACTGCGGGTGGAACTCGGTGCTGGAGGCGGTGATGGCGGGCGTGCCGATGCTAGCGTGGCCGCTGTACGCGGAGCAACGGCTGAACCGGGTGTTCCTGGAGAAGGAGCTGCAGCTGGCCGTGGCGGTGGAAGGGTACGACAGCGACAAAGGTGTCGTGACGgccgaggaggtggcggcgaagGTGCGGTGGCTGATGGACTCCGACGGCGGGAGGGTGCTTTGGGAGCGGACGCGGACGGCCATGCGGCAGGCGAACGACGCGCTGCGCGAGGGCGGGGAGTCGGAGGCGACGCTGGCCGGGCTGGTCGACTCGTGGAGGAGCGCGTGA